ATCTTGTTAGCCAAGTGAAGGCAGTAACCCTACTGAAATAAGAATTTGAATGGCAATGATAAACACGCCAACGCTACCCGCTAAAAACAACGCTTTGCTTCCTCCTAGCACTTGATATGTCGCTTCTGGACTTTGAGGCTTCACAGAGAAGTCAGTGTAACGAACTTTATAGACCATCACTGTTGGTAACAGAATTGCGAGCACTGACAGTGCGATGGCTGCGTAGCCTAACGCCATGATAAAACCTTGTGGGTAAAATAAAGCAAAACCCAGTGGTGGTAAGAAAGTGATAGCGGCTGTCTTTACACGTTTTGCATTGCCTAGTTTCTTACTCAAAGAATCACCCATGAATTCAAACAACCCCAAGCTTACCCCGATAAAAGATGTTAGCAGTGCGAGGTCTGCGAACACACCGACGATCACGTTTAGGTTTGATTGATGAACGGTTTGTGACAGTGAGACTAAAAGCGCACCCAAGCTAGTATCAGAAAGTAGTTGCTCTTGGCTTACGACACCCAGAGTCACACTCTGCCAGAAAACGTAGATAATCAATGGCAGGGCAGAACCTACAATCATCACCTTACGCAAAGAACGAACGTCGCCATCTAGGTAACGAACGATCGATGGAATGCTGCCATGGAACCCAAAAGAGGTGAAGACAACAGGAATCGCTGCAACAATCAGGCCTTGTTGTAAAGGCATACTCAGTAGGTATTGAGTTGTGATGTTGGGCGCGAGGAAGCTAAGTACTAGTACCATCGCAACGAGCTTTAAACCAAATAAGACGCGGTTAACTTTATCAACACTGTGAGTACCAATCGTTACAACACCAGCAACTAACAGGGTAAATAAAAGGGTTGTGATCTGGCCGTTGAGTTCAATACCGGAAATATCCGAGATACGTTGATTAAACTGTGCACCACCACCCGCGATGTAAGCGGCACACAAAGCGTAAAATAGAAACATCACCGCAAAGCTCGCAATCCATTTTCCTTTTGTCCCTAAAATGTTGTGAGCTAACGTGTGTAGGGTTGCATCAGATTCTGCGAATTGGTGAAGTTCGACCATTAATAGCGCAGTAAAAGCCATTAATGCCCATAAACCCAGCATCAAGAAAAGTGAAGTTGAAAAGCCAATACCTGCAGAAGCAAGTGGAAGAGCGAGCATGCCAGCACCAATTGTGGTGCCTGCAATGATCAAAGTACTACCAAAAACCTTTGATTTATTCATTGTATATAATTCTTTACGTTAGGGTGTGTTTTTATTGTAATTCTTCTGGCTTAAGCGCATAAACCCAAAGAATATCTCGATTTTGATGTATTCTGATTGAGTTTAATACCAAAAGCAATGATTGATGTAATCAAAAATAACCACTGTAAACTCATGTTTACGACATTGTGAATTAACCGAGATTCAATGCTAAAGCAAACGTTTGACCATGATCAGCTTCGAAATTGTTAGAGTAATTTGTTGTACTTAGTGTAAGGTGACAGTACATATGTCGTTCGCGTATACCCCTTTAGCGTAAAAAAGCGTTAATGATCGCGAGTAGCTTCAAGCTATAAATATGGAATGGGTAGAGTAGAGTGCGTTCATCAAAGTGACATAATATAAGTCCAAGATGGTGCACTGGTTAATAGGACATCATGTCCACATCAAGGAATAGAGGGGGCACAATGAGTGACCAATCTTATAATGACGAAAGTCTAGAGTTGTTAGATGCTATGGAAATTGGCATTGATTTGTCTGACTACGAACAGACAGTGAAACCGTTAGCAGAAGAGCTTTTCAAGTCTTCGAACTAAGCTTTAAGATCTTTAATTCAGTTTCAACGGAAACGCTTTTAAAGCTAAAAGTTTTCTTAGCTAACGCTTCTTAAAGTGAGCAATTCTAAACTGAGCAACTCTCATTCGCTCACACGTCATATCAAAACTATCCTCATTAAAGTTCGCGAAGATAAACGAGTACGTTTACTCTGTTACTTAGTTCTCGATACTTTAATGAGGTTCAATGAACTTTCTCGCACACCTTCACATCGCCAAGCACTGTAACAGCAACTTAGCCGGTAACCTGTTAGGTGATTTTGTTAAAGGCAATCCTAATAAACGCTATTCTGATGCACTTTCTGACGGTATTAGGCTTCATCGATTTGTTGATAGCTATACTGATGGTCATGATGTATCTCGTTCTGCAAAATCGCTTTTCTCAGACCAAACACGACGCTTTGCGCCTATTGCACTCGATGTCTTTTGGGATCACTGCTTAGCCAATCATTGGGCACAGTTCTCGCAGCAGACATTAGAGCGTTTTTGTTTCGATAGCCATGAGCAGATCTTTGAACATCAAGAGCCACACTGGCCAGAAAATTTCGTTATGGTTCATCAGAAAATGGCTGAGCATAGATGGTTAGAGAGCTATCAAGAGATGTCATCTATAGAGGTGGTATTGCAGCGAATGGCGTTGAGAAGGCCCAAACTCAGTATGCTCGAGGCATGTTATGATGAACTCGACCGTCACTACGACACGTTGCAGTGTCACTTTGATGAGCTTTATCCCAACGTGTTAGAAGAAGCGAAGCAGTTTAATGCGCTTCAAATGAAGAAAAATCAAAAGGAAAGGTAAACAGCGTAATGCAGGTTTGCTACAATCCGCGCCTATTTAATCTTTGAGCATCATACTATGTCTGAATCTACAAAATCTTTTCACCAACTAGGATTATCTGAGCATCTTCTTGCCACGCTGTCTGAGCTTAACTTTACGGCTCCGACCAGTGTTCAAGAGCAAGCGATTCCATTGGTATTAGAAGGCAAAGATGTACTGGCTGGTGCTCAAACGGGTACCGGTAAAACGGCCGCGTTTGGTTTACCGATTATTCAAAGATTAATCGAGACGAAAGACAACGTTATTCCGAACCCTAAGCTCGTTCGCGCGCTTGTGTTAGTACCAACTCGTGAATTGGCACAACAGGTCTTCGATAACGTAACTAGCTACGCAAAGGGCACCGACATTAAAGTCGTGGTGGCCTATGGCGGCGTGAGCATGAAGGTGCAAACGGATAACCTACGCGGTGGTGCAGATATTCTTGTCGCGACGCCTGGTCGTCTTATCGATCACATGTTCACTAGGAACATCATGTTGAGCCAAACAGAAGTGCTGGTACTGGATGAAGCAGACCGTATGTTAGATATGGGTTTCATGCCTGACATCAAACGTATTCTTTCTCGCATGAACGAAGTGCGTCAAACCCTGTTCTTCTCTGCGACGTTTGATAACAAAATCAAAGCGATTGCACACCGTATGATGCAAAAGCCAAGTGAAATTCAAGTAACACCAAAAAACAGCACAGCAGAGACCGTTACCCAGATGGTTTACCCGGTAGATAAATCGCGTAAAAGTGAATTATTGGCGTATTTGATTGGCTCAAAGAATTGGCAACAAGTGTTGGTGTTTACGAAAACGAAGCAGGGCACAGATGCTCTTGTTAAAGAGCTTAAGTTAGACGGTATCAAAGCGGCATCAATCAATGGCGATAAGAGCCAGGGTGCGCGTCAAAAAGCATTGGACGATTTCAAATCAGGCAAAGTTCGCGCGTTGATCGCAACCGACGTAGCAGCCCGTGGTATCGATATTCAGCAGCTAGAACAAGTTGTGAACTATGACATGCCATTCAAAGCGGAAGATTACGTTCACCGTATCGGACGAACGGGTCGTGCCGGTAACAGCGGTTTAGCGATCTCTTTGATGAGTCAGGATGAAGCTTACCTACTGGGTGATATTGAGCGATTACTTGATACGCGTTTGCCTCAAGAGTGGCTAGAAGGCTTTGAACCAAGCCTAGAAAAAGATCTCGCGCCCGATCGCGGTGGCCGCAGTAAGAGTCGTTCATCAGAAAAACGCAAAATGAAGGCAAAGCTCAAAATCCACCAAAATCGCGGTAAAGCGCGTCGAAAATAAGCGATTTTAACGCTTAACTCCGTTTAATTATGAGTACATATAAAAACACTCCGTGACAGTTAATTCTGTCATGGAGCATTTTTATATTAAACTAACTTCGGACCTGAAAAAGTGTTATCAAGATTCATTATGCTCAGGGTTATACTTCCATTTGCAAGGTACGTCATAAATCAGTTCTTCTAGGCTAATCGGGTTAAGCTTCCACTCTTCTTCAACACCAAATTGACTGATCATTTGCGAATTAAACATTTGCCAATGCTTCATTAGAGCTTCTTCAGGTGTCGTTACCGTTTCATTTTCATTTTCATTTTCGTTCCATGTGCTTTCCATAAACGGGGTTAGGCACGTTGCTCCATTGGCATACATGATCATTTGCCACTTTATTTCATTAATATTAACGATGTTGTCTGGATTGGTATCATTGTATTGATCTGCCAGCTTACCGATTTCATCTTCAAGACTCCCCCCATTACTGATGAAATAATCAACGAGGTTATCTTCTTGACGCACAGAATCCGATAGGAGTTGTATCGGTCGACGAAAGTGAATCATGTTGCTAAAAAGATGCATAGTAAACAAGTAGATTGAAATATTTGGCGTGACGTCTTTTGGTAATTCTTGTATGACTTTACTAATGTAAGACTGAAAATAGTTGTGCAAGCAATCACTTATTGCATGCCATATTTTCTCTTTACTACCAAAGTGATGACGGATAAGACTATGAGATACCCCCGCTTTTTCACTGATATTACGTAACGACACTCGTTCATAGCCTGAAGTGCAAAACAGTTCTGCTGCAACAGCCATTATTTGAATTTGAGTTTCTTCAGCGTCTTTCGCGCTTCTTCTTCCTTGCTTTTTTACCGTCATCTTGATTTCGTACGTTTACTTGATTTATATATTCTACACTGTTTGGACTTAAATAAGAATATTGTACTGACGGGCAGTCAATCTGATGAGTCTCGACATTAAAAAAAATGCTCAGTGATGTGCTCACTCACAACGATGGAATCAAGCGTCCCATATATTTTGGGAAAGGTTTATTTAGCTGCTGACTTTAATAACGGAACCTGTGATGTTCCATATTATATGGGGAAAGTGTTTACTAAGGGGGGAGGGATTAAAATATCGTTAGGCCAATTCTCTCTATTAACCGAATGTTTTATGACTACTATATTGTGAATAGGAGATGACGCTAGTGAATAATAGAAAGAGAGGCTAGATAACCAAACGCAGATCAAGGTCAACTGGTTTTGGCATGGCCAATAGATAACCTTGATACATATCGAAGCCCAAACTTTGCATCGCTGCGAGTTGCTCGGGAGTCTCAATGCCTTCTATGACCGTTTTTGCGCCAATTTGGTTTGCAAGTTCAAGTGCTTTCTCCATTTCGAGGTGCTCGCCATTCTCGAAGTTGAGCATCACGGATCGGTCTATTTTGATAATGTTTGGGTTGATGTAACGAACTCGGTGTTCTGTTGATGCTTGTGTTCCAAAGTCATCGACTGCAATTTGGAATCCGTTTTTGGCAAGTGACGTGGCAGCCTTTTTTAATCGTTCCTCACTTATAGCATTCAACTCGACTAACTCCATGACGATCTGTTGGCATGAAAGATTAAGCTCTAGTAACCGTTTAGCTAACAGGCCATCGCTGACATTTTTTGTCGCAAACAACTCGCCAACGTTAGGAAGAACGTTCAAAAATAAATCTAGATGCCGAACCGTTGATTGTGCAAAATTACGGATATGTATCGCACGACTGAGTCTTTCGACATTGACCTTATCTGTGTAGGAGGTTTCGTCTGAATGGAAAAATTGATCAGGACGGACAACCTCACCTTGACGATTAGATATACGAACCAAAGCCTCCACACCGACCTGGGTTGTAGAATGATCAAATATCGGTTGATAAACACTTTTCAGTGTTAGGTTTTGATAGTGGGCAATAAATTGCCTATCAGAATCCATAGATATGCAATTACTAAATTCACTTCTGTCAGATAAAATCATAGTCGCCAATAAAAATGCTTAATCTTATAACGGGAGAATACGTTACATGTGTCACAATATTGACAGGTGTAGGTAATTTGTCAATTAATTAAAATATAGAGTGAATTCTTTTAATATATATTCATAACAAATGGCACATAATCACAATGCGAAGTGCTCAGTGTTTTTACATTTTGTTCTATTTTTAATTACTTATTGTAAAGTCGCCAACTGCGACGTTAACAAATTGTGAGTACTGAGAGAGGCCTGTATCTTATTCGTTTGAGTAAATATAAGGCTAGAATGCCTATGCAACTGAGGGGGTAGGGTTAAGGTTCTGATCTGACCTCGGGTATTAAACTATGGTTTTAAAGAGTATATATGTAAACAACATTCAATGATGAAACTAAAAGCTGAGATCATGCAACGTTTATTAAATATTGATTTAGTTTAACAAATCTTGAGTGCGGGTCTAAATTTGATCGCTACTTTTATTACCATTGAAGTACGGCATAAAGCTGTAGATATTTACGAACTAATTGTTGATTTCCTGAACGTTTTAAAGGGTGCCCAAACTTAATGAAACATGGGCTAATTTTGAAGTTGTTATTCAAATCAATCGCGAATTGAGAATCACTCTCTCTTAGAGTGATACCCTGTTGGCTGTATTCTGTTATTTCATCAGGGAGTTCTCCCATCCACCAGTGCAACAGTTCGCCGCTGTTTTTGCTTCGGCTTATCCAGTGGTCAGAAACAATAATTAAAAGGTCGTTGGGTTGGATTGCAAACCCATACTCTTGCTGCCAGTTATGAATATCCAACATCAACTTTTTACGACATGTTTTTCCAGCGCTGACCATGTGGTGACTGATCACCCAAACCGTGCCTATTTCAGACGAAATTCGGAAGTGTCGAGGGTTTTCTCCGGAGGAAAGCATTTCAAGTGGGCTGACACTACTTACATGATTGAAATTAACAAAAGTATGTTCCATTCGCCGAGCGAAGGCTTTGCCGATGTGGTGCTCACTGATCCCTTGATTGTGTACTGTAGGGTAATGATGTTCACAGAGTTTTAGACAATCCTCTTGAAACTGACTGACGCTTTGAATCACTAGATCTAATAACAATGAAGTCCCTCATACACAGTTGTTATCTTGTTGATAGTCCATAGTACGGTAATTGCTGTGTTATTACCTATGGTCAAAGTGCGAGTTCTTGATCCCTCTATCAAAATTAGGCAATACAGCGCATTTTTAACGATAACAATAGCTCTCTATTCGTAATTATCTTAAATTATAATAAGTTAACATAATCCCCATTTATCGCTAACAGTTGATTTACTTACTCATTATTAGGAAACATTTATGTCTATTCAATTGGATTCGAAACAAAAGTCTGAACTTGTACATACGCTTCAAAAGTACTTACAAGATGAACTCGATGTTGAGCTTGGTCAGTTTGATACAGAATTTTTGGTTGACTTCATAAGTAAAAAATTTGGTGCGGTTTACTACAATAAAGGGATTGAAGATGCTCAAACAGTCATAGAACGTAAAATGTTAGATATTTCAGACGAGCTCTATGAGATCGAACAGGTTGTTGAGATTTAGAGGCAACGCACACTTGTTTGAAAAATCACTTGTTCAAAAAATTTGAATAATTCGTTTGATTTGAAATGATGTAACTAATCTAAAACGTGGTAAATAATATGTTACACAGATTTGGTGTAGAGCACGATTTTCAAACCGATACTCATCGTTAACATTTGGAAGAGAGGCATGGAAAACAACGTTAAAAATTATAACCCTCTAGCAAGAATAATGCATTGGGCATCAGCACTCGCGATTTTTGGCTTATTTGGTGTAGGCCTGTGGATGGTTGATCTCTCGTACTACAGTGAGTGGTACAAAACAGCACCAGACTATCATCGTTCAGTTGGTATCCTTTTAGCTACTGTTACCGTTATTCGCTTTCTTTGGAAGGTTGTTACCGCGTCACCTAAGCTGGAAGGTAAAAGCTACGAAGTTTTAGCCGCGAAGATCGTTCATGGTTTTATGTACCTTAACTTAGCGGTTTTATTTATTTCTGGTTATTTGATTTCGACATCAGATGGCCGCGGGATCGACGTTTTCAATTGGTTTACTGTTCCAAGCATGGGTGAACTGTTTGCTAACCAGTCTGATCTTGCAGGGACGGTTCACTACTGTGCTGCCTGGGTACTGATCATCATGGCATCAGTGCACGCCTTAGCGGCGATAAAACACCACGTTGTCGACAAAGACGATACGCTACGAAAAATGATAGGAGCTTCAAAATGAAAAAGTCAATTATCGCGACAGGATTAGCATTTGCAATGGCAATGCCTTTCACTACGAACGCCGCCGATTACGTGATTGATACAAAAGGTGCGCATGCTTCAGTTAACTTTAAAGTTAGCCATCTAGGTTACAGTTTTATTCAAGGCCGTTTTAACACGTTCTCTGGTGACTTCTCATTTGACGAAAGTAATGTTGAAG
The DNA window shown above is from Vibrio artabrorum and carries:
- a CDS encoding EAL domain-containing protein encodes the protein MILSDRSEFSNCISMDSDRQFIAHYQNLTLKSVYQPIFDHSTTQVGVEALVRISNRQGEVVRPDQFFHSDETSYTDKVNVERLSRAIHIRNFAQSTVRHLDLFLNVLPNVGELFATKNVSDGLLAKRLLELNLSCQQIVMELVELNAISEERLKKAATSLAKNGFQIAVDDFGTQASTEHRVRYINPNIIKIDRSVMLNFENGEHLEMEKALELANQIGAKTVIEGIETPEQLAAMQSLGFDMYQGYLLAMPKPVDLDLRLVI
- a CDS encoding TetR/AcrR family transcriptional regulator; its protein translation is MTVKKQGRRSAKDAEETQIQIMAVAAELFCTSGYERVSLRNISEKAGVSHSLIRHHFGSKEKIWHAISDCLHNYFQSYISKVIQELPKDVTPNISIYLFTMHLFSNMIHFRRPIQLLSDSVRQEDNLVDYFISNGGSLEDEIGKLADQYNDTNPDNIVNINEIKWQMIMYANGATCLTPFMESTWNENENENETVTTPEEALMKHWQMFNSQMISQFGVEEEWKLNPISLEELIYDVPCKWKYNPEHNES
- a CDS encoding DEAD/DEAH box helicase yields the protein MSESTKSFHQLGLSEHLLATLSELNFTAPTSVQEQAIPLVLEGKDVLAGAQTGTGKTAAFGLPIIQRLIETKDNVIPNPKLVRALVLVPTRELAQQVFDNVTSYAKGTDIKVVVAYGGVSMKVQTDNLRGGADILVATPGRLIDHMFTRNIMLSQTEVLVLDEADRMLDMGFMPDIKRILSRMNEVRQTLFFSATFDNKIKAIAHRMMQKPSEIQVTPKNSTAETVTQMVYPVDKSRKSELLAYLIGSKNWQQVLVFTKTKQGTDALVKELKLDGIKAASINGDKSQGARQKALDDFKSGKVRALIATDVAARGIDIQQLEQVVNYDMPFKAEDYVHRIGRTGRAGNSGLAISLMSQDEAYLLGDIERLLDTRLPQEWLEGFEPSLEKDLAPDRGGRSKSRSSEKRKMKAKLKIHQNRGKARRK
- a CDS encoding aromatic amino acid transport family protein, with the translated sequence MNKSKVFGSTLIIAGTTIGAGMLALPLASAGIGFSTSLFLMLGLWALMAFTALLMVELHQFAESDATLHTLAHNILGTKGKWIASFAVMFLFYALCAAYIAGGGAQFNQRISDISGIELNGQITTLLFTLLVAGVVTIGTHSVDKVNRVLFGLKLVAMVLVLSFLAPNITTQYLLSMPLQQGLIVAAIPVVFTSFGFHGSIPSIVRYLDGDVRSLRKVMIVGSALPLIIYVFWQSVTLGVVSQEQLLSDTSLGALLVSLSQTVHQSNLNVIVGVFADLALLTSFIGVSLGLFEFMGDSLSKKLGNAKRVKTAAITFLPPLGFALFYPQGFIMALGYAAIALSVLAILLPTVMVYKVRYTDFSVKPQSPEATYQVLGGSKALFLAGSVGVFIIAIQILISVGLLPSLG
- a CDS encoding acyl carrier protein phosphodiesterase, with the translated sequence MNFLAHLHIAKHCNSNLAGNLLGDFVKGNPNKRYSDALSDGIRLHRFVDSYTDGHDVSRSAKSLFSDQTRRFAPIALDVFWDHCLANHWAQFSQQTLERFCFDSHEQIFEHQEPHWPENFVMVHQKMAEHRWLESYQEMSSIEVVLQRMALRRPKLSMLEACYDELDRHYDTLQCHFDELYPNVLEEAKQFNALQMKKNQKER
- a CDS encoding DUF2164 domain-containing protein encodes the protein MSIQLDSKQKSELVHTLQKYLQDELDVELGQFDTEFLVDFISKKFGAVYYNKGIEDAQTVIERKMLDISDELYEIEQVVEI
- a CDS encoding cytochrome b encodes the protein MENNVKNYNPLARIMHWASALAIFGLFGVGLWMVDLSYYSEWYKTAPDYHRSVGILLATVTVIRFLWKVVTASPKLEGKSYEVLAAKIVHGFMYLNLAVLFISGYLISTSDGRGIDVFNWFTVPSMGELFANQSDLAGTVHYCAAWVLIIMASVHALAAIKHHVVDKDDTLRKMIGASK